Part of the Streptomyces europaeiscabiei genome is shown below.
GGGGCCGACGGCTATTTCAGACCCTCACCGGGTGAGGCACAACGTCACTTGTTGATGCAGGTGTTGCCGAAGGCGGGGTTCAGCAGCCCGATCACCGAGATCGTGTTGCCGCACACGTTCACGGGGACGTGAACCGGCACCTGGACGACATTGCCGGACGCGACACCCGGGGAGCCGATCGCGGCACCCTGGGCCCCGGCGTCGGCAACGGCCAGACCCGCGCCCGCGAGAACCAGACCACCGGTGGCTGCCGCGACGGCGACGACCTTCTTGAGCATTATTCCTCCTTGTAGGCAAAGCGACCCCAAGTAGCGAGTCACATCACCAGTAACGAGGAGGGAGTAATGGAGCTACGAGCTTATGGTCCGATTCACTCGACCCGGTCGACCTTCGTACAGGCTGCCGAATAGTGGAGTCTCGTTTCAGCGCGCAATTCCGGACAGAACAAAGGCGCTTCAGGACCGGTCCGGGACCGGCAGGCTCCCGTCGCGGAATGTCAGGACGCGTCGATGAAACGGTCGAGCACGCGCACGCCGAACTTCAGACCCTCCACCGGCACCCGTTCGTCGACGCCGTGGAACATGCCCGCGAAGTCCAGCTCCGGCGGCAGCTTGAGCGGCGCGAAGCCGAAGCCCCGGATGCCGAGGTCGTCGAAGGACTTGGCGTCCGTACCGCCGGAGAGCATGTACGGGACCGCCTTCGCGGCCGGGTCCTCGGCGAGCAGCGCCGACTGCATGGCGTCGACGATCGCCCCGTCGAAGGAGGTCTCCAGGGCCTTGTCGGAGTGCACGTCCTCGCGCCGCACCTTCGGGCCGAGGATCTTGTCCAGGTCGGCGAGGAACTCCTCCTCGAACCCGGGCAGGAACCGCCCGTCGACGTGCGCGGTGGCCTCGCCCGGGATGACGTTGACCTTGTAGCCGGCACCGAGCTGGGTGGGGTTGGCGGTGTTCCGCAGGGTCGCGCCGATGAGCTTGGCGATGCCGCCGAGCCTGGCGAGGGTGCCCTCCATGTCCTCCGGGTCGAGCTCCGTGCCGAGCGCGTCGCCGAGTTCGTCGAGGAAGGCCCGGGTGGTCTTGGTGACCCGCACCGGGAACTGGTGGCGACCCAGGCGCGCGACGGCCTCCGACAGCTCCGTGATGGCGTTGTCCCGGTGGATCATCGAGCCGTGCCCGGCGGTACCGGCCACGGTCAGCTTCATCCAGTGCATGCCCTTCTCGGCCGTCTGGATCAGATAGAGCCGCCGCTGCTCGCTCACGGTGAACGAGAACCCGCCGACCTCGCTGATCGCCTCGGTGACGCCCTCGAAGAGATCGGCATGGTTCTTGACGAGGTGCTTCGCCCCGTACGTGCCACCGGCCTCCTCGTCCGCGAGGAAGGCGAGCACGATGTCCCGCGGGGGCTTGCGGCCGCTGCGCAGCCGATCGCGGACGACCGCCAGCGTCATCGCGTCCATGTCCTTCATGTCGACCGCTCCCCGGCCCCACACACAGCCGTCCGCGACCTCGCCGGAGAACGGGTGGTGGGTCCAGTCCGCCGCGTTGGCCGGTACGACGTCGGTGTGACCGTGGATGAGCAGCGCGGGCCGCGACGGGTCCTCGCCCTCGATGCGTGCCACCGTCGAGGCACGGCCCGGGTGCGACTCGAAGATCTTCGGCTCGAGACCCACCTCGGCCAGCTTCTCGGCGACGCACTCGGCGGCCTTGCGCTCCCCCGGGCCCGAGTGGTCCCCGAAGTTGCTGGTGTCGATCTGGATCAGCTCGCGGCAGAGGTCCACGACCTCGTCCTCGCCGGTCACGCGCCTGCCCGTGTCCGTCTCGCTCACGCTGGTTCCTCCCGCTGTCGCTGCTGGTGGTTCCCCCTCATACTCCTCCTGCCCCGCCACTCGCCCCAAGACCGGGACCGGCCCGTCACAAGCCGTTCACGCCCCGCCCGCCCCCGTGACGGGGGTGATCGGAGGCCCCGGAAGACCTGGTAATGTTTCCTTCGTCGCCGCGGGGGAAACTCCGCACGACAGACACCTTGTCCGGGTGGCGGAATGGCAGACGCGCTAGCTTGAGGTGCTAGTGCCCTTTATCGGGCGTGGGGGTTCAAGTCCCCCCTCGGACACATAGTGGCGAAGGCCGCGACCATCAGGTCGCGGCCTTCGAGCGTTAAACTGGCCAAATGTGGGCCACGTCTCCTGCCACCAGAAAACCCCAGGTCACGGCCCATCCCGGCACCCCTCCCGGCTGTCCGGCGGACGCCCCCGCTTGGCCGACACGACAGGCCGTAGTCACCCGAGCACTACAGTATTGGGCTTGTTCGGTGCCGATACGGAAATATCCCCAGGCAGACCTGCGGGCCCGTCGGTGCCCCCGGATGGTCCGGGTTCGAGAGGCGAGGATCCGATGGCCGCCGTATACGAGAGTCCCGACCTGACGCTGCTCGACGGCGAGCTGGCGGAGGGAGCCGGGGGCTTCGGCGGGGCGGCGCGATTCACGGCCGGTCCGGCGGCCTCCCCGCGCACACTCGTCGATGTCTTCGAGGCGTCCGTACGGTCCTACCCGGACGAGCCCGCGCTGGACGACGGGAAGCGGCGGCTGACCTATCGCGCACTGGCGGTCGAGGTGGAGAACCTGCGGCGGCGGCTGGGGGCGGCGGGGGTCGGGCTCGGGGACCGGGTCGGGGTGCGGGTGCCGTCGGGCACGAACGAGCTGTATGTCGCCGTCCTCGCGGTGCTCGCCGCCGGGGCCGCCTATGTACCCGTCGACGCAGAGGACCCCGATGAGCGGGCCGAGCTGGTGTTCGGCGAGGCGGAGGTGCGGGCGGTCGTCGGAGCCGGGCACCGGCTGACCGTCAACGGAGCGTCCGACTCCCCCGCCGCCAGGCCCGGGGTCGAGCACGACGCGTGGATCATCTTCACCTCCGGGTCGACCGGGAAGCCCAAGGGTGTGGCCGTGAGCCACCGCAGCGCGGCCGCGTTCGTGGACGCCGAGGCGGAGCTGTTCCTGACGGAGGAGCCGATCGGGCCCGGGGACCGGGTGATGGCCGGCCTCTCGGTGGCCTTCGACGCGTCCTGCGAGGAGATGTGGCTGGCCTGGCGGTACGGGGCCTGTCTGGTGCCGGTGCCGCGCTCGCAGGTCAGGAGCGGCGCCGATCTGGGGCCCTGGCTCGTCGAGCAGGAGATCACGGTCGTGTCGACCGTGCCGACGCTGGCCGCGCTCTGGGAACCCGAGGCCCTGGGCGACGTACGGCTGCTGATCTTCGGCGGTGAGGCCTGCCCGCCGGAGCTGGCGCAGCGGCTGGTGACGGAGGGGCGCGAGGTCTGGAACACCTACGGGCCGACCGAGGCCACCGTCGTCGCCTGCGCCTCGCTGATGTCCGGCGAGGAGCCGATCCGGATCGGGCTGCCGCTCGACGGGTGGGAGCTGGCCGTCGTCGACGAGGCCGGGGAGCCCGTGGCGATGGGTGACAGCGGGCAGCTCGTGATCGGTGGCGTGGGGCTCGCGCGGTATCTCGACGCCGAGAAGGACGCGGAGAAGTACGCGCCGCTGGAGTCGCTGGGCTGGGAGCGCGCCTATCGCAGCGGTGATCTGGTGAAGGCCGAGCCCGAGGGGCTGGTCTTCCTCGGGCGGGCCGACGAGCAGATCAAACTCGGCGGGCGGCGGATCGAGCTGGGCGAGGTCGACGCCGCGCTGCAGGGGCTGCCCGGGGTCGCGGGCGCCGCGGCGGCCGTAAGGACCGCGCGGAGCGGGAACCAGCTGCTCGTCGGCTATGTGGTGACCCAGGACGGCTGGGACCAGGCCACGGCCGTGGAGAAGCTGCGGGCCGAGCTGCCCGCCGCGTTGGTGCCGCTGCTGGCGCCGGTGGCCGAGCTGCCGACCCGGACGTCCGGGAAGGTCGACCGGAACGCCCTGCCGTGGCCGCTGGCCGATCTGGAGACCGCCGGGCCGGCCGAGGATCTGTACGGGACCGAGGCGTGGCTCGCCGAGCAGTGGGCCGAGGTGCTGGGCGTCCCGGTCGGCAGTGCGCAGGACGACTTCTTCGCGATCGGCGGCGGCAGCCTGGGCGCCGCCCAGCTGACGACGCTGCTGCGGAGCCGGTATCCGAGCGTCGCGGTGGTGGACATCTACCAGCGGCCCACGCTCAGAAAGCTGGCCCGGTATCTGGAGGAGTCCCGCGAGGAGGACGGTTCCAGCCGGGCGGTGGCACCCGTGCCCGTGCGAGCGCGGTTCGTGCAGCTCCTGCTGCTCGTCCCGCTGTTCACGCTGCTCGGGCTGCGCTGGATCGTGCCGCTGGCCGCACTGGGGAATCTGCTCGGGCCGTACGCCTGGCTGCCGACCGCGTCCTGGTGGGCCGTGGCGGCCGGGGCGGTGCTGTTCTACTCCCCGCCGGGGCGGCTGGCGATCGCGGCGGGCGGTGCGCGGCTGCTGCTGCGCGGGGTCGAGCCCGGGCGGTACGCGCGCGGCGGGAGCGTGCACCTGCGGCTGTGGGCGGCCGAGCGGCTGGCCGAGTTCAGTGGGGCGACCTCGCTGACCGGGGTGTGGCTGGAGCGGTACGCGCGGGCGCTGGGCGCCAGGGTCGGGGCCGAAGTCGACCTGCACACGCTGCCGCCGGTGACCGGGATGCTCAAGCTCGGGCGGGGCGCTGCCGTGGAGTCCGAGGTGGATCTCTCCGGATACTGGCTGGACGGGGACCGGCTGGAGGTCGGCCCCGTCAGGGTGGGCGCCGGCGCGGTCGTCGGGACGCGGAGCATGCTGCTGCCGGGCGCCAGGGTCGGCAAGCGGGCGGAGGTGGCGCCCGGGTCGGCCGTGGCCGGGCAGGTCCCCACCGGGCAGCGCTGGGCCGGGGCACCGGCGGTCAAGCTGGGCAAGGCGAAGCGGAACTGGCCCAAGGAACGGCCGCAGCGGGGCCTGTTCTGGCGGGTGTCGTACGGCGTGACGGGGGTCGGGCTGACCGCGCTGCCGGTGCTCGCCGGGGTCGCCTCGCTGGCCGTGCTGAGTCTGTTCGTGGCCGCGGACACGGGGCTCGGCGCAGCCGTGCGGGGTGCGGCGCTCGGGCTGGTGCCGGCCACGCTCGCGTTCGGGGCGGCGTACGCGCTGCTGCTGCTCGTCGCCGTACGGGTGCTGAGTCTGGGGCTGCGGGAGGGCACGCACCCGACGCACAGCCGGGTGGGGTGGCAGGCGTGGACGGTCACGCAGCTGATGGACCGATCGCGGCAGACGCTGTTCCCGCTGTACGCCGGGCTGGTCACGCCGGTGTGGCTGCGGCTGCTCGGGATGCGGATCGGGAAGGGCGCCGAGGTGTCCACCGTCCTCGCGCTGCCGAGTCTGACGACGGTCGGCGACGGGGCGTTCCTCGCGGACGACACGCTGACCGCGCCGTACGAGCTGGGGGGTGGCTGGCTGCGGATCGGACGGGCCGAGATCGGGCGGCGGGCGTTCCTCGGGAACTCCGGGATGACCGCGCCGGGCCGGTCCGTGCCGGAGGGCGGCCTGGTGGGTGTGTTGTCGGCGACGCCGAAGAAGGCCAAGAAGGGCAGCTCGTATCTGGGGCTGCCGCCGGTGAAGCTGCCCCGGTCGGCCGCGGACGGTGACCAGAGCCTGACGTACGAGCCGCCCGCGCGGCTGCTGTGGGCGCGGGCCCTGGTGGAGCTGTGCCGGATCGTGCCGGTGTTCTGCTCGGCGGGGCTCGCGCTGCTGACGGTGGCGGCGCTGAGCGTGCTGGACGGCTGGGCGTGGCTGCTGGGCGGCGTCGTGCTGCTCGGGGCGGGCGTGCTGGCGTGTGGGGTGTCCGTCGTCGCGAAGTGGCTGCTCGTGGGACGGCACCGCAGCGGTGAGCATCCGCTGTGGAGCGGTTTCGTGTGGCGCAACGAGCTGGCGGACACCTTCGTGGAGGTGCTGGCCGTGCCGTGGCTGGCCGGGTCGGTGCCGGGTACGCCGGTGCTGAACGTATGGCTGCGCGGGCTCGGGGCGAGGATCGGCAAGGGGGTGTGGATCGAGAGTTACTGGCTACCCGAGACCGACCTCGTCACGCTCGGCGACGGGGCGACGGTGAACCGGGGGTGCGTGCTCCAGACCCACCTCTTCCACGACCGGATCTTGCGGACGGATACTGTTGAGCTCCGTGAGGGTGCCACCTTGGGCCCGGGCGGCATCGTCCTGCCCGGCAGCGTGGTCGGGGCCCGCACCACGCTGGGTCCGGCGTCGCTGGTCATGGCCGCGGAGTCCGTTCCAGACGACACCCGGTGGCTGGGCAACCCGATCGAAGCATGGCGCCGCTGAATGCGGCTCGTGCGACGTCGGGGTACTCGGGGGACGATGGACGTCGTACGAGAGCTGAGCGGGGAGCAGAAGCGGCAGTGGCGGTTCAGCAGTCAGTGGGTCCGGACCCGTACTTCCCGGCGAACGGTGATTCCCGTTACCGGGTGCATCGGTACGAGCTGGCTGTGGACTACCGGCCGGGGCCGAACCGGCTGTCGGGCACCGCGCGGCTCAACGCCATCGCGGGCCGGGTCGCGCTCCCCGAGTTCCAGCTGAACCTCGCCGACTTCAAGATCGGCCGGGTGCGGGTCGACGGCCGGGCGCCGCACTACACGCACCGGGGCGGCAGGCTGCGCATCCGGCCCGCGAAGCCGATCCGGCCCGGGGCCGCGTTCACGGTCGAGGTCCACTGGTCGGGCAATCCCCGACCGGTCAACAGCCCCTGGGGCGGGATCGGTTGGGAGGAGCTGACCGACGGGGCGCTGGTGGCGAGCCAGCCGGTCGGGGCGCCGTCCTGGTATCCGTGCAACGACCGGCCCGCCGACAAGGCCTCGTACCAGATCTCGGTCACGACGCCGTCCGCGTACCAGGTGGTGGCGGGCGGGCGGCTGCTCACCCGTACGGCGAAGGCGTCCACGACGACGTGGGTGTACGAGCAGTCGGCGCCGACGTCGAGCTATCTGGTCGGTCTGTCGATCGGCAAGTACCAGACCGTGCTGCTGGGCGATCCGCGCCCCGGAGGCGTACCCCAGCACGGGCACATCCCGGCCCACCTCCTCACCGAGTTCTCCCGGGACTTCGCGCGGCAGCCGGCCATGATGGAGCTGTTCGAGGAGCTCTTCGGGCCGTACCCGTTCGGGGAGTACGGGGTGGTGGTGACCGAGGAGGAGCTCGATGTCCCGGTCGAGGCACAGGGGTTGTCGCTGTTCGGCGCCAACCATGTGGACGGGGCGCGGGGTTCGGAGCGGCTGGTCGCGCACGAGCTGGCGCACCAGTGGTTCGGCAACAGTGTGTCCATCGCCGACTGGCGGCACATATGGCTGAACGAGGGGTTCGCCAAGTACGCGGAGTGGCTGTGGTCGGAGCGCTCCGGCGGGCGTACGGCGCACCAACTGGCCGCCGTCGCACACCGGAAGCTCGCCACGCTCCCCCAGGACCTGCGGCTGGCCGATCCGGGCCGGAAGCTGATGTTCGACGACCGGCTCTACGAGCGCGGCGGCCTGACCGTGCACGCGGTCCGCTGCGCGCTCGGCGACGAGGCGTTCTTCCGGCTGCTGCGCGGCTGGGCGACGGTCCATCGCGGCGGCGCCGTCACGACGGCCGGCTTCGTCGCGCACGCCGGGCGCTACGCGGACGGACCGCTGGACGCCCTGTTCCGGGCGTGGCTGCGGGAGCCCGCGCTGCCGCCGCTGCCCGCGCCGAAGGGGCCCGTGGTCCCGGCGCGCCCGCCGTATCCGCCGACGAACTCGGGCTCGGCATAGGACGCCGACCCTCAGGCAGGTGCTGCCTCGTGTGGGCCGGGGCTCGTGGGGCGGGCACAATGGCGGGCATGTCGTCGCGCCGAAGCAGTGCCAGGGCCAGGTCGAAGAGTCCCGCGAAAGCCTCGTCGCAGGCTCCTCGTACATGCCCCTGCGGGTTGCCCGAGACGTACGAGGCCTGCTGCGGCCGCTGTCACTCGGGCGGCGCCGCACCGACCGCCGAGGCGCTGATGCGGTCGCGGTACAGCGCGTTCGTCGTGCGCGACGAGGCGTACCTGTTGCGCACCTGGCATCCACGGACGCGGCCCGCCGGCATCGACTTCGACACGACCATGCGCTGGACCGGTCTGGAGATCCTGGACACCCGGGACGGCTCGGCCTTCCACGCCACCGGCACCGTCACCTTCCGCGCCTCGTTCCGGGGCGGCTCGATGCACGAGCGGAGCCGGTTCGAGCGGGTGGACGGGGCCTGGGTCTATGTGGACGGGGAGTTCCTGACCTAGGTCAACGGGCGGCCGGGGAGTGGCTGTTGGGCGCCAGGATGTCGAGTTCCTGGAGGGCGCCCGTGGTGATCTCCCTGGTGAGTTCCTCGGCTCGGGGGGCGTCGTGTTCCCGGATGGCCTCGGCCACCTGGACATGGAGGGTGACGGCGACCGGGTCGGGGTCGTCGAACATGACGGCGTGGTGGGTGCGGCCGGCGAGAACCTCCTCGACGACGTCGCCGAGGCGGGCGAACATCTCGTTGCCGGAGGCGGTGAGGATGAGGCGGTGGAAGGCGACGTCGTGGTGGAGGTAGCCGTCCAGCTTGTTGCCTCGTGAGTGGGCGACCATGCCGATGGCGCACTCGGTGAGTGCGGCGCACTGCTCGGCCGTGGCGTTGCGGGCGGCGAGGCCCGCGGCGATCGGTTCGACTGCCGAGCGCAGGACCGTGAGCGAGCGCAGTTGACGGGGGCGGTCCGCGCCGGCCAGGCGCCAGCGGATGACCTGGGGGTCGTAGACGTTCCACTCGACGGACGGGCGGACGATCACGCCGACCCGGCGGCGCGACTCGACCAGGTGCATGGACTCCAGGACGCGGACCGCCTCGCGCATCACCGAGCGGGACACATCGAAGGTCTGGGCGAGTTCGTCCGTGCGCAGCACGCTCCCCGGCGGGTACTCGCCCGCCGTGATCGCCGGTCCGAGGGTTTCCAGTACTCGGCCGTGCAGCCCCCGGCCCGGTGTGCTCATGGGGATCAGGGTACGAGGAGGGGAGCCCCGAGAAAAAGTCAGACTTATTCGTGTCGGGGGGTTGAATTCGTCGTACCTAATGAGTTTCAGTGTCGTCGACGTCGGGTGACGTCCCAGGTGTCGACGAAGGCAGCGAGGTAGTGATGCGTACCCCTCACGTCGTCGTGGTGATGGGCGTGGCGGGGACCGGGAAGACCACGATCGGTTCCCTTCTCGCGGCCCGGCTCGGCGTTCCGTACGCCGAGGGCGACGACTTCCACCCCGAGGCCAACATCGCCAAGATGTCGGCCGGGACACCGCTGGACGACGCGGACCGGGGGCCGTGGCTGGACGCCATCGGCGCCTGGGCGCACACCCGGGACGGGCTCGGCGGGGTGGTCAGCTGTTCCGCGTTGAAGCGCGCGTACCGGGACCGGCTGCGGGCCGCGGCGCCCGGAGTCGTCTTCGTGCATCTCGCCGGTGACCGTGCGCTCATCGAGGACCGGATGTCCCACCGGCAGGGCCACTTCATGCCCACGGCGCTGCTCGACTCGCAGTTCGCCACGCTGCAGCCGCTGGAGGCGGACGAGGCGGGCGTCGCGGTCGACGTGTCGGGCGCGCCCGAGGAGATCGCCGAGCGGGCGGTCGTCGCGCTCCGGAGATTCGACCCGGCCAGGTCGTAGGGCCGCTGTCCCGCTGTCTCCTGCTTCTCCTTCTCCTTCTCTTCCTCCCACAACTTCCCCACTCAAGGATTCACCGTGACCAGACTCAACGTCGAGCTGCTGGCAGCGGACCCCGTCGAGCCGATCACCTCGGCGGGACACGCTCAACTGGGCATCGCCGTACTGGCGGGCATCGCCGTCATCGTCGTGCTCATCACCAGGTTCAAGGTGCACGCCTTCCTGGCGCTGACCATCGGCTCGCTCGCGCTCGGCGCGTTGGCCGGGGCGCCGCTGGACAAGGCGATCGTCAGCTTCACCACCGGGCTCGGGTCGACCGTGGCCGGGGTGGGCGTGCTCATCGCGCTGGGTGCGATCCTCGGCAAGCTGCTGGCGGACTCCGGGGGCGCCGACCAGATCGTCGACACGATCCTCGCCAAGGCCGGCGGGCGGGCGATGCCGTGGGCGATGGTGCTGATCGCCTCCGTGATCGGGCTGCCGCTGTTCTTCGAGGTCGGGATCGTGCTGCTGATCCCGGTCGTCCTGATGGTCGCCAAGCGCGGCAACTACTCGCTGATGCGGATCGGCATCCCGGCCCTGGCGGGTCTGTCTGTCATGCACGGGCTGATCCCGCC
Proteins encoded:
- the chpH gene encoding chaplin ChpH codes for the protein MLKKVVAVAAATGGLVLAGAGLAVADAGAQGAAIGSPGVASGNVVQVPVHVPVNVCGNTISVIGLLNPAFGNTCINK
- a CDS encoding M20/M25/M40 family metallo-hydrolase, with protein sequence MSETDTGRRVTGEDEVVDLCRELIQIDTSNFGDHSGPGERKAAECVAEKLAEVGLEPKIFESHPGRASTVARIEGEDPSRPALLIHGHTDVVPANAADWTHHPFSGEVADGCVWGRGAVDMKDMDAMTLAVVRDRLRSGRKPPRDIVLAFLADEEAGGTYGAKHLVKNHADLFEGVTEAISEVGGFSFTVSEQRRLYLIQTAEKGMHWMKLTVAGTAGHGSMIHRDNAITELSEAVARLGRHQFPVRVTKTTRAFLDELGDALGTELDPEDMEGTLARLGGIAKLIGATLRNTANPTQLGAGYKVNVIPGEATAHVDGRFLPGFEEEFLADLDKILGPKVRREDVHSDKALETSFDGAIVDAMQSALLAEDPAAKAVPYMLSGGTDAKSFDDLGIRGFGFAPLKLPPELDFAGMFHGVDERVPVEGLKFGVRVLDRFIDAS
- a CDS encoding Pls/PosA family non-ribosomal peptide synthetase gives rise to the protein MAAVYESPDLTLLDGELAEGAGGFGGAARFTAGPAASPRTLVDVFEASVRSYPDEPALDDGKRRLTYRALAVEVENLRRRLGAAGVGLGDRVGVRVPSGTNELYVAVLAVLAAGAAYVPVDAEDPDERAELVFGEAEVRAVVGAGHRLTVNGASDSPAARPGVEHDAWIIFTSGSTGKPKGVAVSHRSAAAFVDAEAELFLTEEPIGPGDRVMAGLSVAFDASCEEMWLAWRYGACLVPVPRSQVRSGADLGPWLVEQEITVVSTVPTLAALWEPEALGDVRLLIFGGEACPPELAQRLVTEGREVWNTYGPTEATVVACASLMSGEEPIRIGLPLDGWELAVVDEAGEPVAMGDSGQLVIGGVGLARYLDAEKDAEKYAPLESLGWERAYRSGDLVKAEPEGLVFLGRADEQIKLGGRRIELGEVDAALQGLPGVAGAAAAVRTARSGNQLLVGYVVTQDGWDQATAVEKLRAELPAALVPLLAPVAELPTRTSGKVDRNALPWPLADLETAGPAEDLYGTEAWLAEQWAEVLGVPVGSAQDDFFAIGGGSLGAAQLTTLLRSRYPSVAVVDIYQRPTLRKLARYLEESREEDGSSRAVAPVPVRARFVQLLLLVPLFTLLGLRWIVPLAALGNLLGPYAWLPTASWWAVAAGAVLFYSPPGRLAIAAGGARLLLRGVEPGRYARGGSVHLRLWAAERLAEFSGATSLTGVWLERYARALGARVGAEVDLHTLPPVTGMLKLGRGAAVESEVDLSGYWLDGDRLEVGPVRVGAGAVVGTRSMLLPGARVGKRAEVAPGSAVAGQVPTGQRWAGAPAVKLGKAKRNWPKERPQRGLFWRVSYGVTGVGLTALPVLAGVASLAVLSLFVAADTGLGAAVRGAALGLVPATLAFGAAYALLLLVAVRVLSLGLREGTHPTHSRVGWQAWTVTQLMDRSRQTLFPLYAGLVTPVWLRLLGMRIGKGAEVSTVLALPSLTTVGDGAFLADDTLTAPYELGGGWLRIGRAEIGRRAFLGNSGMTAPGRSVPEGGLVGVLSATPKKAKKGSSYLGLPPVKLPRSAADGDQSLTYEPPARLLWARALVELCRIVPVFCSAGLALLTVAALSVLDGWAWLLGGVVLLGAGVLACGVSVVAKWLLVGRHRSGEHPLWSGFVWRNELADTFVEVLAVPWLAGSVPGTPVLNVWLRGLGARIGKGVWIESYWLPETDLVTLGDGATVNRGCVLQTHLFHDRILRTDTVELREGATLGPGGIVLPGSVVGARTTLGPASLVMAAESVPDDTRWLGNPIEAWRR
- a CDS encoding M1 family metallopeptidase, with protein sequence MAVQQSVGPDPYFPANGDSRYRVHRYELAVDYRPGPNRLSGTARLNAIAGRVALPEFQLNLADFKIGRVRVDGRAPHYTHRGGRLRIRPAKPIRPGAAFTVEVHWSGNPRPVNSPWGGIGWEELTDGALVASQPVGAPSWYPCNDRPADKASYQISVTTPSAYQVVAGGRLLTRTAKASTTTWVYEQSAPTSSYLVGLSIGKYQTVLLGDPRPGGVPQHGHIPAHLLTEFSRDFARQPAMMELFEELFGPYPFGEYGVVVTEEELDVPVEAQGLSLFGANHVDGARGSERLVAHELAHQWFGNSVSIADWRHIWLNEGFAKYAEWLWSERSGGRTAHQLAAVAHRKLATLPQDLRLADPGRKLMFDDRLYERGGLTVHAVRCALGDEAFFRLLRGWATVHRGGAVTTAGFVAHAGRYADGPLDALFRAWLREPALPPLPAPKGPVVPARPPYPPTNSGSA
- a CDS encoding YchJ family protein, giving the protein MAGMSSRRSSARARSKSPAKASSQAPRTCPCGLPETYEACCGRCHSGGAAPTAEALMRSRYSAFVVRDEAYLLRTWHPRTRPAGIDFDTTMRWTGLEILDTRDGSAFHATGTVTFRASFRGGSMHERSRFERVDGAWVYVDGEFLT
- a CDS encoding FadR/GntR family transcriptional regulator is translated as MSTPGRGLHGRVLETLGPAITAGEYPPGSVLRTDELAQTFDVSRSVMREAVRVLESMHLVESRRRVGVIVRPSVEWNVYDPQVIRWRLAGADRPRQLRSLTVLRSAVEPIAAGLAARNATAEQCAALTECAIGMVAHSRGNKLDGYLHHDVAFHRLILTASGNEMFARLGDVVEEVLAGRTHHAVMFDDPDPVAVTLHVQVAEAIREHDAPRAEELTREITTGALQELDILAPNSHSPAAR
- a CDS encoding gluconokinase — its product is MRTPHVVVVMGVAGTGKTTIGSLLAARLGVPYAEGDDFHPEANIAKMSAGTPLDDADRGPWLDAIGAWAHTRDGLGGVVSCSALKRAYRDRLRAAAPGVVFVHLAGDRALIEDRMSHRQGHFMPTALLDSQFATLQPLEADEAGVAVDVSGAPEEIAERAVVALRRFDPARS